From the genome of Buteo buteo chromosome 4, bButBut1.hap1.1, whole genome shotgun sequence:
CAGCGTGGTTTTGTCCTTTTGACGATGCTCTCGCCCTTGCCCATGCCGTACCTGGGGGGTCAGGCACGTGCTTCTGGCTTGGCACGGTGTTGGCGGAGTCCAAGGGCTCGTACGGGTTCTCCTCTGTGGAGCACAGGTcgctgcaggctggggaggggataGTGGTGAGGGGATCTccccctcccagtgccaccaTGATCCCTGGGGACTCCCCTCGAGCACGAGGGTGAGGGATTTGCCCTGGTGCCACTTCTCTGAGGACCCCCCCCAGGTGTCTCCGACCTCCCTAGGGATCACCCTTGGGCACCAAGGATGGAAATGGGGGTCCCCTCCAGTGCCACTGTCTGCCTTGGGGACCCCCTTCTTGGACACTGGGGGTGGGAGAGTCTCCCCAGGGGTCACCAACCATCCCAGGGATGCCCCCTTGGACACCAGGCACAGGGACGGGGATCCCCCTCAGTGCCACTGCCCACCCTGGGGGCACCCTTCAGGGACCAGGGCTGGAGATGGGGGGTCCCCTTCGGTGCCCTCTTGGGTGCCTTCTAGGTGCCACCACTTTCCCCGGGACCCCAGTTGGGCaccagggatggagatggggatcCCTCCCTGGTACCACAGTCCAtcctggggaccccccctcaGTCACCAGGGATGGGGGAACCCCCCCCGGGTGCCACCACCCACCCTAGGATCCTCCCTTGGGTACTGGGGACAGAGACAGGGAATGCCCCCCAACACTGTGAGACCCCAAAAGTGACATGGGGTGTGCATTAGGGACTGCTGGGCTCGCCCCCACCCCAtccagcaccctggggtgctccCTACCTTCCCCGCCGCTGAGCTCCAGCTCCCACATTTGCCCCTGCCCGGCTTGGCTGGACTCAATGTTGCCGTACATTGTCCCTGCGGCGCTGAAAAGCTGTCCCCAGTGGGTGTCCCCGCTGATAAATCCGCCGGGAAGCGGGTGAGGGGGGGGTGCCGGATGCACCCTCACCCCGGGGATGGGCCTCGAAGGGGCCCCTGAGCATCCGGCAGCTCCCTCCTTGCACCCCAAAGCTTGGCTGGAGGTGGCACCACCAGTGACAGTCCCCAGTGGGTGCTGGCAAAGACCCCGGTGTCCTTAGGGTCTCGGTGCAGGAAGGCCCTgttgggggggggcaagggTGCTGCCTGGTTgaggggctgggtgctgggtggcATGTGGAGGACTCGGGGAGAGCAAGGGCCGGGTGTCCCCATGGCAGAGGTGTCCCCGTGGCAGTGCCTGGGGTGTCCCCATGCCCAGGGTGCCCCCACCATGCCCACGCTCAGCAGATGCCAGTGTCCCTGTGGCAGTGCCCGTGGTGTCCCTGTCACCAGGGTGTCCCAATGCCCGGCACATCCCTGGCGTCTGCCCACACCTGGGTGCCCCCACATCCATCCCAGCACCCGTGGGAGAGCCGGGTGGCCCCGAGCCGGGTGCTGGCCCCATGCTGGCTCTGGCCACGCAGGAAGAACTGGGTGCTATCAGCACCCACCAGCCCCGGCCACGGCTCCCCGGCCACCCGCCGGCACCCGGCTTATCGCATCCGGTGAGAGCGGGCACCCAATGCCGTGGGGCGGGcacagggctgcagggctggccgTGAGGCCGTGGCAGAGCCAGCTGTGCCGTGGTGGTCATGGGTGTCCCGTGGTGGTGCCGGGCGTGTCGTGGTAGGGTTGGGTGTGTTGTGGTGGTATCAGGTGTGCCATGGCTCTGCCGGGTGTCCCGTGGTGGTGCTGGGTGTCCTGTGGTGATGCCAGATGTCCCACTGTGGTGCTGGTTGTCCTGTGGTGATGCTGGGTGTGCCATGGTTGTACTGCCTGTATCGTGGTGTTGCCAGGTGTCCTGTGGTTGTGCCAGGTGTGCCACAGTGATGCTGGCCATCCCATGGTTGTGTTAGGTGTGCCGGATGTGCCATCATGGTGCTGGCTGTCCCAAAGTGGTGCCAGGTAGCCCATGGTGGTGCCGGGTGTCCCATGGTGGTACTGAGTGTCCCATGGTGGTGCCAGCTGTCCCATTGCGGTGCAGGCTGTCCCATGCCTGTGCCAGGTGTCCTGTGGTTGTGCCAGGTGTGCCACAGTGATGCTGGCTGTCCCGTGGTGGTGTCAGGTGTGCCGTAGTGCTGCTGGCTGTGCCAGGTGACCCATGGTGGTGCCAAGTGTCCCATGGCTGTACTGGGTGTCCCATGGTGGTGCCAGCTGTGCCATGGTGATGCCGGGTGTCCCATGGCTGTACTGGGTGTCCTGTGCCATGGTGATGCCGGGTGTCCCATGGCTGTACTGGGTGTCCCATGTCAGTGCCAGGCGGCCCATGGTGATGTCAGCTGTCCCACGGCGGTGCCGGCTGTGCCAGGGCTGCGCCGGCTGTCCTGCGGTGGTGCCAGGTGTGTGGTAGCAGTGCCGGCTGTCCCGTGGCGGTGCCGGCTGTCCCGTGGCCATGTCAAGTGTCCCCTGGTTGTGCCAGGTGTGCCACGGTGATGCCGGCTGTCCCACGGTGGTGTCAGGTGTGCCGTGGTGGTGCCGGCTGTCCCCCCACGGTGACAGTTGTGCCGGGTGCCCCCACGGGTCCCCCCCACCTATCCCCGTCCtcgcaggaccccccccccacccctcccgtTCCCCCGTGTGTCCCCAGAGGTgtgtgtcgtcgtccccccgcAGGGGTCCCCACGCGTGTCTCCGTCCCTCCCCACGCGTGTGTCCCCCTCCGCGGCCGCCAGGTGGCGCCGTCACGCCcggaggggcggggccgagCGTGGGGAGGCGGGGGTCGGTACCGGGGAGGGGGAGACACCGGGAACGGGAGCGGGGGATACTGGGAACGGCGAGCCGGGACTGGGGTGAAGCCGGTGGGGGAGTCACCCGGTACCGGGGAGAGGGGGAGCCGATACCGGGGAGGAGGGGTCTGTACCGGGCTGCGGGGCCTGGTTACTGGCAAAGAGATGGGTGTACTGGGCTGGTACCGGGGAACTGGAAAGCCGGTAGTGGGGGACCAgtttggggctggggaaggcactGGGGAGTGGGACCCATCGGTACCAGGGCACCGGGTTGCCCATGGGGACCTGTCCCTATCACCTGCGACACCATCACCAGCTGGGCCCAGCACCCATCACCGGTGTCCTGGTGTCCCTGGGGTGTCCCCGGTACCGGCTGGGGGAGGGatccaccaccaccccagtgTGAACCCCCCCCTTGGGTGCTGCCTGCTCACCCCTTCTCTCCTTGCACCGCAGACGGGACCCAGGAGGACACTGGCAGCACCGAAACCACACCAGGGTGCCGGGACGGGATGGACACCGGCAGCGCTGATTTGGGGCCACAATGCCAGGCTGGGGCAGATGCCGGCAGTGCCGAATCGATGCCAGTGAGTCAGGACGGTGAGGACACCGGCAGTGCTGATTTGAAGTCACCGTGCCAACACCGAGCAGATGCTACCAGTGCCAAACTGACACCAGGCAGCCAGGACAGGGCAGGCACCGGCAGTGCCAAAATGATGCTGCGGTGTTGGGCTGATGCTGGCAGTGCCAACTGGGGGCTGCAGTGCCAGGATGACAGTGCCAAACCGATGCCAGCATGCCAGGGCCGGGAAGACACCAACAGTGCCATTTTGGGGACACACCACCAGAACCAGGCAGACACCAGCAGCTCCAAACTGATACCAGGGTGCCAGGATGAAGCAGCCATCAGCAGTGCCAGTTTGGGGACACAAAGCCAGGACACGGCAGATGCCGGCAGCACCAAATCAGCCCCACAGAACCAACCCGAGGAGGATGCCGCCAAGCCTAGCCAGCACAATGGTGGGGCCATGGCAGTGAGTGCCCGTCCCTTTCGGTGCGGGGCATGTGGGAAGCGGTTCGGGGCGAGCGCCACGCTGATGCGGCACCAGGCGCTGCATGGAGCTGAGCGCCCCTTCTCCTGTGCCGAGTGCGGCCGCGGCTTCTGCGACCGGGCGGCACTGGCAACGCACCGGCGAGGGCACACAGGCGAGCGCCCCTTCACCTGCGCCGAGTGCGGCAAAGCCTTTGCCGGCAGCGCAGGGCTCCTGGTACACCAGCGGGTGCACACGGGCGAGCGTCCCTTTGCCTGTGCCGAGTGCGGGCAGCGCTTCCGGCAGAGTGCCCACCTTGCCCAACACCGCCTGGGCACCCACGGCACAGGGCGCCCGCATCCCTGCCCGCAGTGCGGCAAAGCCTTCGCTCTCCGCTCCACGCTGGCCCGGCACACTCAGACCCACACCGGCGAGCGGCCCCACGCCTGCGGCGACTGCGGGCGCCGCTTCCGCCAGCGGGCTCACCTGGCCCGGCACCGCCTGGCACACACGGGCGAGCGCCCCTTCCCCTGCAGTGAGTGCGGCAAAGCCTTCGCCCTCAGCGCCACGCTACTGCGGCACCAGCTGGTGCACACCGGTGAGCGCCCGCACCGCTGCCCCGACTGTCCCCGCGCCTACACCCAAAGCGCCTACCTGGCCCAGCACCGCCGCAGCGCCCACGCCGGCCAACGGCCCCACGCCTGCCCCGAATGCCCGCGGGCTTTTGCCGACCGCGCCAACCTCTTGCGGCATCGCCGGGGTCACGCCGGCgcccggccccacgcctgcGGGCAGTGCGGGCGACGCTTCGCCCAGCGGTCGCATCTCCGGGCGCACGCTGGCACCCATGGCGGGCAGGGTCCCTTTGCCTGCGGGCAGTGCGGGCAGCGATTTGGGCGACGGGCAGCGCTGGCAGCTCACGGGCGGGCACACGGCGGGCAGCGGCCCTTTGCCTGTGGGCAGTGCGGGCAGCGCTTCACCCAGCGAGCCAGCCTGGTAGAACATGGCCGGCGACACACGGGCGAGCGGCCTCACCGTTGTCCCCAGTGTCACCGCGGTTTCCGGCATCGCTCGGCGCTGCTGCGGCACCGGCGGGCACATGCCGGGGAGCGTCCCTTTCCCTGCGCCCACTGCGGCCGCCGTTACAGCCGTAGCTCCAACCTCCTCCTGCACCAGCAAGTCCATGCACCCGACTAGCACCCACGGGTGCCGCCGCGGGGGTGTTTGTACAAGTGTTACGGGGTGCCAACAAACACCGTGCCATGGCTTTTGCCGCGCCAGCGGGGGTTGTCCGGCGGTGTCACCCTGGAGCCAAGTGCATCATGCCCCTGTGCCAGCCCCCGGCCTTGAAGCCTTTATCCCCACGGGATGAGCACTGCCTGGTTAGTTTTaaatactactactaataataataatttaaaaagaaaacgtacagctgggtttgttttaaataataataataataattaaaaaaaaaaaaaagagaaaaatgaaaatatacagCAGTcacttcccctcctgcccagcgGGGCACGGCCGGGCCTTGGAGGGGGGATTTGGGCCAGTGCAACAGTgcaggaggggggaaaaatgggGGTCCCTGGAGCCCCCCGCGTCACCCCAGCTTGGGGACAGCAACAGGGACAAGCCAGGATGAATGGGAAAGTGCTGCGGGGCCGAGCCCCAGCCGGGGAAACGGCCACAGAAAGGGggatcggggcggggggggaaacGACACCCCCGGGGTGCGGAGGTAGTGCCGGCTCTTGGGCTCCTTCGGTTGTGTTTGGGGTCAGGTGCGGGGTGCGGAGGGGTCCTGGGCCGGGCTCGGGCGGTGCCGCAGggtcttctcctcctcctgtggAGAgatgggacatggggacaccgGGACGGGGACACAGTGCAGCACCCACGGGCTCCAGGCTGTCCCCGAGTCCATTTAGGGGGGGTCTCCATGGCCAGGAGCAGGATCTGCTGCAGGGACACCCCATGAAGAGGATCAGGGCACCCTTGGGAGCCCCCAAACCCAGGGGCACCCCATTTTGGAGGGTCTCCATGGCCACATACCCCCATAAAGTGGTCAGGGCACCCTTGGGAGCCCCCAAATCCAGGGCCACCCCATATTGGAGGGTCTCCACGGCCGGGGACACTCACAGCCTCCAAAGCGCCAGTGCTCGCCCACTCGGAAGGGGCGAATGCGTCCTCCTCGCCCCGCACTGGCTCCATCCCCTCGTCCTCGTACTCGGTGAGGTAGTCGGACTCTTCTGGGGGGACAAAAGGGGGTGCAGGGTCAGGCCCCATATCCGGATTTAGCCCCATATCGGGGACCCCCGCCCAACTCACCGTCGGCGTATCCGTCGGACAAGTAGGGCTTGGCGGGCTCGATGCGGGACACGATTTCGGCCAAGTCGGTGAAGCCGGCGCTGGGACACGTGAGGACCTACGGGAGGAAAAGGGGGGGCCCCCCGAacagcccccaccccagcaaGAGAAGGGTGAGGAtggaaggggcaggaggagagacGTGAGATGGGTAAGGGGGTGGAAGGGCATCAGGGGACACAGCGAGAGGGACAAAAAGTGACAGGAGATGGACCAAGGGGACAGGATGGATGAAGGAAGGGACAGGAGATGGACCAAGAAGGGGACAGGAGGATGCCAGTGTGGGACAGGAGATGGATGAGGGTtgaggagaagaggagatgGACCAAGGAGGGGACAAGGATGTTGGAGGGCACAGGAGATGGACCAAAGAGACAAGAGGATGGACCAGGGTGGGAGGGACAGGAGGATGGCCCAAGGGGACAGGAAGATGATGGGAAGGGACAGGAGATGCACCAAGGTGGCAGGGACAGAAAGATGGACCAAGGGGACAGGAGGATGGCAGTGACCATCAGGAGGTGGACCAAGGGTGGACAGAAGATGGACCAGGGTGGGAGGACAGGAGATGGACCAAGGCACACAAGGATGGACAAAGGAGGGGACAGGAGGATGGACCAAGAGGACGGAAGGATGCTGGGGAGGGACAGGAGATGGAGCAGGGTAGCAGGGTCAGGAGGATGAGCAAGGAGGAtgaagcagggcagggagggacaggagAACACCAGAACACCAGGGGGACAAGCTGCACCAGGAGGGCTAGAAGGACACAGGGGAGACGGAGGGGACAAGGGACACGGCAGCGTGCTGCTCCCTGAAGATGGCTCCAGggccatgggaaaaaaaaaatccttaaaatcaGGGTGCCAGGGCCAGGGTGGCCCAACCCAGGATGCCCCAGCGCAGGTCCCCAGGCAGCCACCACCACCCGTGAGCCCCAGTGCCACCCCCTGCTCACATCCATGCGTTTGCTCTCGTAGAAGTCGGCCGAGCGCCGGTCCTTCACCATCTTCTCGATGATGTCGCCCCGGCTCCAACCGTCGAAGACCACCTTGCCGTGCTGGTAGCCCACGTCCTGCAGGGACAGCGGCCGCAGCACGTCAGTGGCACAGGCACCCCAAACGATGGCCTGGGGCACCTCAAATGACAGCCTGGGCACCCAACTGGTGGGTAGGACATCCCAAGTGATGGCCCAGGATACCCCGTTGATGGCTGGAGCACCCAAATGATGGCTGGGATATGCCAAACAATGACTGGGACACTCAACCTAGTCAGGACCCCCCAAATGATGGCCAAGGGTACCCCACTGATGGCTGGGGCACCCAACCAATGGCTTGGGCACCCCGACCAATGGCTCAGGCAGCCCAACTGATGGTCAGGGAGCCCCAAATGATGAGCTGGGTACCTGGAATGATGGTCCAGGCACCCCAAATGATGGCTCAGGCACCCCCAGATGATGGTCCAGTCACTCTGTTAATGGCTGGGGCACTTGAATGGTGGCCTGAGCACCCAACTGATGGCTGGGGCACTCCACCAATGGCCAGGACACCCCAACCTGTGGACCAGAGCACCTCCAAATGGTGGCTGGGGCACCCAATCAATTGCTGGTTGACCCTACCTGATGGCCAGAAGACCCTGTTAATGGCCTGGACACCCAGCCAATGGCAAGGGCACTTCAATCCACATCTGGGGCACCCCATTAGTGGCCAGGGCACCCCAATCAATGGCCAGGACACCCCAACTGATGGCTGCAGAACCTCAGCCCATGGCTTGGGGTACCTCACTGATGGCCTGAGGCACTCTAAGAGATGGTCCAGGCCACCCCACCGGCCTCCTCATCCCCCAACTCACATAGATCTCGTCGAACTTGCCAAAATCCATGGTCTTGAAGCGATCGATGGGGGGGCGGATGTACTCGCAGTACGAGCTGGACTTCACCACCTCCAGCTGCCGCACACACGACACATAGGCCAGGCGGGACTGGATCTCCGCCATGTCGGGCACCTGCAAGGATGAGGCGCTCAGCACCCTGCCCGCACCATCTCACCAGCATCCCCGCGTCCCACCAGTCCTCACCTTGACTTTTTCAGCCCAGGGGTTCAGACGTTTCCAGAGAAGCCACCAGCCAGACAGGCTGTCCCCATAGTTGCACAGGTCTGTCTCATCCTGGCTGCCCACGTCGATGGCGATCACCGTCTTGGCACCCAAGTTGCGGGCGATGTCGGCTgcggggtgggaagggaagaagcTGGGTTGGCAGCATTGTGGTTTCCCCTGGTCTGAGCCCGTGGCGAGAGGTGGTGGCACAAGCGGAGCAGGGAAATGGGGTTGAGAGATTGTCCCCGAGCCTGGGCTGGATGGCAAAGCCATGCTGGGGCTCGTGGTGGGACGAGCAGCGTCCCATGGGTGCCGGAGTTGGGGACAGGAACCCAGCGGCAGGACGTGCcggtggggagcagagcagtgACGCAACCTGGAGCACGTGCTGGGGCAACAGGAGGGCACAGGCAAGTTGCAGCGTCTGTGGTGGGATGCGAAGGAGCGTGGAAATGCCCCAGGAGAACACCCGGTGGTGAGGACACCAGGAGACGATGTGAGGTGGATGGAGACAGCTTGCACGTGGAGGAGGATGGAGATGCTCCAGGAGGGCACCTGGTGCTGAGGACAACAAGAGATGATGATGCAACATGGAAAAAGGCGGTTTGCACGTGAAGGAGGATGGAGATGCTCCAGGAGGGTGCCTGGTGCTGAGGACACCAAGAGACAATGATGCAGGATAGAAGAAGGTGGCTTGGAAATGAAAGGGCATGAAGATACTGCAGGAGGCCACCCGATACCAAAGACACCAAAAGATGGTGCAGGATGGAGGAAGGTCACGTGCATGTGAAGGAGGATGGAGATGTCCTGGGAGAGCACGCGGTGCCAAGGACACCAGGAGGTGACACAGAATGGAGGGAGGAGGCTTGCACGTGAAGGAACATGGAGATGTTCTGGGAGGGCACCTGGCATCGAGGACACCAAGAGATGGTTTGAGATGGAGGGAGGTGCCATGCATGTGAAGGAGCATGGAGGGCACCTGGTGTCAAAGACACCAAGAAATAATTTGAGATGACAGGAGGTGACTTGCACATGAACAAGGATGGAGATGCCCCAGGAGGTGGCCTggtgctgaggaggaggagatgaggCAGGACGGACAAAGGTGGCTTGCGCATGAAGGTGTGCCAGGAAGGCACCCAGTGCCAGGGCCACCAAGAGATGGTATGAGACAGAGTGAGGTGGCTTACCCGTGAAAAAGCATGGAGGGCACCTGGTATCAAAGACACCAAGGGCTGGTACAAGATAGACGGAGGTGTCTGGCAGGTGAAGGAGAACAGAGAGGCCCAAGGAGGGCGCCTGAAGCTGAGAACATCAAGAGTGGATGATGTAAGATGGACGAAGGTGGCTTGCATGTGATGAAGCATGAAGATGTCCCAGGAGGACACCCAATGCTGGGGACATCAAAAGATGGTGCAGGATGGAGGGAGTTGGCACCTGTacctgcaggagcagagagatGCCTTGGGAGAACACCCAAAGCCGAGGATACCAGGAGAGGATGATGCAGGATAGAGGAAGGTGGTTGGCACCTAAGGAGCATGGAGATGCTCTAGGAGGGTACTAAGGACACCCAGAGATGATGCAAGATGGAGGGACGGTTTTTTGCACATGAAGAAGGATGAAGATGACCTGGGAAGCCACCTGGTGCTGACAACACCATGAGATGATGCAAGACTGTGTGACTTTTCTGGCACGTGAAGAAGGATGAAGATGCCCTGAGAGGATGCCCAACACTGAAGACACCAAGAGATGATGCAAGATGAAGGGATGCATCTTGCATGTGAATAAATCTGAGGATGCCCTGGGAAGCCACCTCATCCTGAGGACACCAAGAGATGATGCAAGATggataaacatttttttgttttgcatgtgaAAGAGGATGAAGACACCCCGAGCGGACGCCCAACAACAAAGACACCAAGAAGATGCAAACCCAAGCAAGATGTCCCAAATCCAACCTCAACGTCTCCAGCCGTAGAGACCCCATCTCGTGGTGGCCATGCGGCCCCCACCCAACCGCCCGCCACCGCCCCCGGGGCCGGACCTGGCGCCGCATCGGCTGCCGCCCCGGTTGGGCGGTGGCAGTGACGGCGTTGAGCTGCTACTTGCCTGGCAGGTTGTTGATGTAACCACCGTCCATCAGTAAGTTGCCGTCCTTGGGGTCGCAGAGTGGCGGTAGGTACCCAGAAAGGGTCATGCTGGCTCGCACGTACCGCCAGAGCGAGCCTGCGCCGGCGGGAACAAACGCAATGAGCACGGCTCGCCTGAGACCCCCCGTCCTCGGGGGGGCTGCCCCTCGCCCCTGCCCAGGGACATCTGCACCCCACGGGTGCCCAACGGGCACCCACGGGTGGCAGAGGAACCTGTCGCGTGCCCTGACCGGCCATTTACAAAGCCCAGGTGGCTCAACTTGGGATGGGATGTTGTTTTAGGGGGGGTGGgaagtttttgggtttttttctggggcGGGGTTGGCCGGTGGCCCCAGCGAGCGAGATGCTGACCTGGGACATTGTTAACATAGCAGCCGTCCACGAGCCAGTGGCTGTCCTTGGGGTCGCAGAGCGGAGGCAGGTAGGGGGTATAAGATGCACTGGCTCGGACGTAGCGCCAAAGGCTGCCTGCCGGAGGGAGAGGACACGGTCATGGCCACGGGGAGACGGGACGTGCCCGAGCACCCGGCAGTAGGCGACCGAGGATGTCGGCACCGCGTCGGTGGGATGTTTGCAGCCCCAAGACCGAGCTGCTGGCATGGGGAAGGATAGGCGGGCGAGATGCTCGCCGGAGGGTTAGGGGTGGTGAGTGGGGATTAGTTGGCGTTAAGAAGccagaggagcaggcagagcgAGAGCCAGGCTGCTTACGAGCCACCGCGTGCGCCCCGTGGACGGCTCAATGTCCCAGGTGAGCTCTGGCACCAGGCAAGGAGGAGGGGCAGCCACCGCAACATCCCCATCACCGCAACGTTCCCACCACCAAGAtgttcccaccaccaccaccaccaccacatcatctccaccaccaccacatcatctccaccaccaccacgtcATCCCCACCACCATGTCatctccaccaccaccacggcATCAtccctaccaccaccaccacgtccCCGTGCTCCACATGCTGTGAGTGTGGGTTACTGGGATTAGTGGTGAGCAGATATGTTAGAAGGGACACGCATGCTCGGGGTGTCCGGATGCGGCTCCACGCACCAatgctgcccccagccccaccaagGATGTGGGGCACAGCCAGACCCCCATGGGGACCTGAGTCTGGTGGGGTCACCGACACCAGATGGCTCTGGGAAGCCGCCTGGGCTCACCAGGAGCCCTCCAAGCCCTTTTTTTGCCATGCCAGGATGCATCCTCCCCTTGGCACGTGGCAGACCTTCCCCCGTGGGGCAGCGGCACCGTTTTGGGGTGCCGGTGAGAAGGGTCCCCACAAGGGTGGACGTGGTGGCACCGGAGAGTttctccagctccctggggagctCTTACCGTCCGTGTGCACCCGCATGGCCGAGGCCGTGATGTCAGTCGTGACATTGAAATAGGGCAGCCACAGGTCCTGTGAGGACAAGATGGGGTGGGTGACGCCGTGGGGATGttggtgggtgggtgggtggggagcTGGTCGGACCCCCTGCCACAAATGGGTGCAGCCCTGGGGGGTGTCTGTGCGACACACCTCGATCTGCTTGTCCTGGAAAACCTTGTTGATGCTGGCGTTGAAGGCTGAGCCCGAAAACATGGAGGTGATGGGGTAGGTGAGGTCCAGGACAGTCTCAAACACCGAATTCATGcactggaggaagaggaggaagaagaaggagaagaggagaaggaggaggaaggtgaataagaaggacagaagaaagaggaggaggaggaagaaaaagaaggcagagaaggatgaagaagaagagaaggaggaggaggagaaggacaagaaagaaaatggaaagaagaggagaagaaagaagcagcagcagaagaaaaggagagaaggtgaaagaggaggaggaaaaaagaagacggggagagaaggaggaagatgagacaagaagaagaggaagaagaaaaggaggaagaagaaaaggaggaagaagaataagaggaaggagaagaggagcaagaagaggaagcagaataagaggaagcagaagaagacgaaggagaaaagggggaagTAGATGCTTTAGAAACACCTGAGGCAGGGCTGGCCGTGGACAGGGCAAGCACTGTGCCAGTGTCCTCCCAAAACAGGGACGGCGAGGGTCAGGGTTTGCTTTCGCTGGGGTGGGGGACATGCCACAGCACCCACCTTGGCCCACTCGCGCGCCCGCTGCTTGGTGCGGACAGCGCTGCGCTCCTCGGCGTAGAGCGCCCCGATGAAGGCGCCGATGGAGGTGCCGCCCACCATGTCGATGGGGATCCCCGACTCCTCCATCGCCTTGATCACCCCGATGTGGGAGCAACCCCTGGATGGGtggagaaaataaagaggagAATAGATGAGATTGGGACCCCCACCCCGCAGGGTCCCATCCTGCCACGGTGCAGCACCCACCTGGCTCCGCCGCCCCCCAGGACGAGG
Proteins encoded in this window:
- the LOC142029960 gene encoding uncharacterized protein LOC142029960 → MDTGSADLGPQCQAGADAGSAESMPVSQDGEDTGSADLKSPCQHRADATSAKLTPGSQDRAGTGSAKMMLRCWADAGSANWGLQCQDDSAKPMPACQGREDTNSAILGTHHQNQADTSSSKLIPGCQDEAAISSASLGTQSQDTADAGSTKSAPQNQPEEDAAKPSQHNGGAMAVSARPFRCGACGKRFGASATLMRHQALHGAERPFSCAECGRGFCDRAALATHRRGHTGERPFTCAECGKAFAGSAGLLVHQRVHTGERPFACAECGQRFRQSAHLAQHRLGTHGTGRPHPCPQCGKAFALRSTLARHTQTHTGERPHACGDCGRRFRQRAHLARHRLAHTGERPFPCSECGKAFALSATLLRHQLVHTGERPHRCPDCPRAYTQSAYLAQHRRSAHAGQRPHACPECPRAFADRANLLRHRRGHAGARPHACGQCGRRFAQRSHLRAHAGTHGGQGPFACGQCGQRFGRRAALAAHGRAHGGQRPFACGQCGQRFTQRASLVEHGRRHTGERPHRCPQCHRGFRHRSALLRHRRAHAGERPFPCAHCGRRYSRSSNLLLHQQVHAPD